A part of Candidatus Hydrogenedentota bacterium genomic DNA contains:
- a CDS encoding leucine-rich repeat domain-containing protein: MRTNAVQWKGLPGLLLAVAALAPIMASAQVEVTFPDKNLEKAVLQALVQAAPPILDTQLRGLNALNAPYRGITDLTGIEYCTQIKSLQLQGNAISDISPLASLTKLEEIYLRGNQVVSLVPLANLRQLHFVFLEDNMIKDIAALANNAGIDMEDVVNLTGNELNQEAYCTHIPAMESRGVTVYRSGACGIRVVDIPDTNLSRKIRWALLQLLQHSANSNELARIRSGSLYETDLAQLTKLDASNAMISDLTGIRACINLVELNLGGNRIADLSPMSTLSTVQRLNLSNNAISDLHPLSRMFGLAKLEIQNQFVEQTVNGVLTKTRVLSSLYGIESLSGLTQLYAANNDISNLAPVRSLAFMQVLSASDNKISDLSPLRDMTSLLSLDLGSNRISDVSALSELTDLKRLVLSNNAIEDLSPITPLANLIILDLSNNKISDIGPLASLVYLEGNTLISPSQIYLHNDLGYPNRNRIRSVTALAGLPSLAVLTLYNNDIGDISALVGNAGLGARAPGQLVPDVFDVRGNQLSQENLCTDIPILQARDLNVYFDGKCCDETFLLYTKVRDAGTGTVDPPEGARSYCKGDQKRVTAVPAPGFRFDHWEGDASGTENPITVTLNADTHVIAVFGNEAQRYTLGIVVDPPGAGTLTRDPAPDADGKYPSNRQVSVTATANTGYVFNYWNDNTADKTNPKKVTMDGDKTLTAHFKQQGKLYTLTTAVSGSGTISPEPGVHTYEEGTSVPAVAVADLGWRFDHWEGALTGVAAGDTDTGQGVVEITKNLTLTAVFVRDGYDYTLAAVVEGSGTIAISPMLPPDGFQRSSDQLYRFKKNTKLQVGAVPNAGSAFDRWTGDLSGDLHQVELIMNGDKSIRAVFVGGTIRRLVLSVEGEGRVSPPEGEYAYVDGKQLTLIATPEAGWRFEEWRGDVGGTANVAALTMDADKNVTAVFTPLPAITSITPSAGAVRGGETVIINGRRLDGAGSVLFSGTLLEILAKTTESVTVRTPVSTPASPNPEGPVDVVVTTPLGEATRLQGFTYMGQPTIGSVQPARGSAAGGTRILIRGRNLAIARQVLFGGTAGVIDESSREDTRLYVTTPPHAVGTVDIEVRSAMDPAIRADAFLFVKVPRIFSIFPNQGSIAGGDVVRIIGDGLANPQSVTFDGLAASVSAAGDSELTVAIPAHAPGTVDVSVTNEGGTATLASGFNYFASAATLTCRVSAVGSITPITNATVRLDPVGRVMTQNQYGEYVFTHVRPDNYTVTVSAPSYKPTTVAVTVHVNENALVEVRLELDNKDETDCGAIFKRLDDRIVETTLPRSVENQPASKIAADSRLAIRLGSDDGVDPSTVWAALTTSAGTVSGGAWRATTPGDNRDGWVVFAPDSLLPAGEMVTLAVGGVTVKGDILGPVSQTFVVAEDKTETGGSLRMQEDFNVRPIPPVAANARSSVYRILPAGVYDAPVTIQIPVSVDTNPAAIEVFYYSESAGHEGWYRGGNVTGWLVPDSVRLVQSNGQTYAEIQINHSGVVQIGQRMAFGAAIPFDVHATGSRAAWIVLAGVAAALAALLAQLFRRAARS; encoded by the coding sequence ATGCGAACGAACGCGGTGCAATGGAAGGGATTGCCGGGTCTGCTCTTGGCGGTGGCGGCGCTCGCGCCGATCATGGCCTCGGCGCAGGTGGAAGTCACGTTTCCCGACAAGAACTTGGAGAAGGCCGTCCTTCAGGCGCTTGTCCAGGCCGCTCCGCCCATCCTGGATACCCAGTTGCGCGGGCTGAATGCCTTGAATGCGCCATATCGCGGTATTACAGACTTGACCGGAATCGAATATTGCACCCAGATTAAGTCGCTGCAGTTGCAGGGAAACGCCATTTCCGATATTTCGCCGCTGGCTTCGCTGACCAAACTTGAAGAAATCTACTTGCGCGGCAACCAGGTTGTGTCCCTTGTCCCGTTGGCCAATCTTCGTCAACTTCATTTTGTGTTTCTCGAAGACAACATGATTAAGGATATCGCCGCCCTTGCAAACAATGCCGGCATAGACATGGAAGACGTCGTCAACCTGACGGGGAATGAACTCAATCAGGAGGCGTACTGCACCCATATCCCGGCAATGGAAAGCCGTGGCGTAACGGTATACCGGTCCGGAGCGTGCGGCATCCGGGTGGTGGACATTCCCGACACAAACCTCAGCCGGAAAATCCGCTGGGCGCTGCTTCAGTTGCTGCAGCATTCGGCGAATTCCAACGAATTGGCGCGCATTCGGTCGGGCAGCCTGTACGAAACGGACTTGGCGCAACTCACCAAACTGGATGCCTCGAACGCGATGATTTCCGATCTGACCGGCATTCGCGCCTGCATCAATCTCGTGGAACTGAATTTGGGCGGCAATCGCATCGCGGATTTGTCGCCGATGAGCACGCTTTCCACGGTTCAACGCCTCAATCTGTCGAACAACGCGATAAGCGACCTGCATCCCTTGAGCCGTATGTTCGGTCTGGCGAAGTTGGAAATACAGAACCAGTTCGTCGAACAGACGGTCAATGGCGTACTTACAAAGACCCGTGTGTTATCGAGCCTTTATGGTATCGAGTCCCTGAGCGGACTTACCCAACTTTACGCCGCCAATAACGACATTTCCAATCTTGCCCCGGTTCGTTCCCTGGCGTTCATGCAAGTCCTTTCCGCGAGCGACAATAAAATTTCGGACCTGTCGCCACTGAGAGACATGACGTCCCTGCTCTCTCTCGATCTGGGAAGTAATCGAATTTCCGATGTGTCAGCCTTGTCCGAACTGACCGATCTTAAGCGTTTGGTGCTATCCAACAACGCCATCGAAGACTTGTCGCCCATTACACCGCTGGCCAATCTCATCATTCTCGACTTGTCGAACAACAAAATCTCCGATATCGGGCCGCTTGCCTCGCTGGTTTATCTCGAAGGCAACACGCTGATTTCGCCGTCCCAGATTTATCTGCATAACGATCTCGGCTATCCGAACCGGAACCGAATCCGGAGTGTAACGGCGCTTGCGGGCCTTCCGTCGCTGGCCGTGCTCACCTTGTACAACAACGACATCGGCGACATCAGCGCGCTGGTGGGCAACGCCGGGCTGGGCGCGCGCGCCCCGGGGCAATTGGTGCCGGATGTGTTCGACGTGCGCGGCAACCAACTCAGCCAGGAAAATCTCTGTACCGATATCCCTATTCTGCAGGCGCGTGACTTGAACGTTTATTTCGATGGCAAGTGCTGCGACGAGACGTTTCTGCTGTACACTAAAGTGCGTGATGCCGGCACCGGAACCGTCGATCCACCCGAAGGCGCCCGTTCGTATTGCAAGGGCGATCAGAAGCGGGTCACGGCCGTTCCGGCGCCGGGATTCCGGTTCGATCATTGGGAAGGCGACGCCAGCGGCACGGAGAATCCCATCACGGTCACGCTCAATGCCGACACGCATGTCATCGCCGTCTTCGGCAACGAAGCCCAGCGCTACACGCTCGGCATTGTCGTGGATCCGCCGGGAGCCGGGACGCTTACCCGGGATCCAGCGCCCGATGCCGACGGCAAATATCCCAGCAATCGGCAGGTTTCCGTGACCGCCACCGCCAACACGGGTTATGTGTTCAATTATTGGAACGACAATACGGCGGACAAGACCAATCCCAAGAAGGTCACGATGGACGGCGACAAGACCTTGACCGCCCATTTCAAGCAGCAGGGTAAACTCTACACACTGACCACGGCGGTTTCGGGAAGCGGAACCATCTCGCCCGAGCCGGGCGTGCATACCTACGAGGAAGGCACGTCGGTGCCGGCTGTCGCGGTGGCCGATCTCGGATGGCGGTTCGATCATTGGGAAGGCGCGCTTACCGGCGTTGCCGCCGGCGATACCGACACCGGCCAGGGCGTGGTGGAAATCACGAAGAATTTGACGCTCACCGCCGTTTTCGTCAGAGACGGCTACGACTACACCCTCGCGGCGGTGGTGGAAGGATCGGGCACGATCGCCATATCGCCCATGCTGCCGCCGGACGGATTTCAGCGGTCAAGCGATCAGCTGTACCGATTCAAGAAAAACACGAAACTCCAAGTAGGGGCCGTGCCGAATGCCGGCAGCGCATTCGACCGATGGACGGGGGATCTCTCCGGCGATCTCCATCAGGTTGAATTGATTATGAATGGCGACAAGAGCATTCGTGCCGTGTTTGTCGGTGGAACGATCCGCCGACTTGTCTTGTCGGTCGAGGGCGAGGGCCGCGTGTCGCCGCCGGAAGGCGAATACGCGTATGTGGACGGCAAGCAATTGACGCTGATAGCCACACCCGAGGCCGGCTGGCGGTTCGAGGAGTGGCGGGGCGACGTGGGCGGAACCGCGAACGTCGCCGCGCTGACCATGGACGCGGATAAGAACGTTACCGCGGTGTTTACCCCGCTCCCGGCCATTACATCCATAACGCCCAGCGCCGGCGCGGTGCGCGGCGGCGAAACGGTAATCATCAACGGACGGCGGCTTGATGGAGCTGGTTCCGTGTTGTTCAGCGGCACGCTGCTCGAAATTCTGGCGAAAACAACCGAATCTGTAACCGTCAGGACGCCCGTGTCAACGCCCGCCTCGCCGAATCCGGAAGGTCCCGTGGACGTTGTCGTGACCACCCCGCTCGGCGAAGCAACCCGGCTTCAAGGTTTTACCTATATGGGTCAACCGACCATCGGTTCCGTGCAGCCCGCTAGAGGTTCGGCGGCGGGTGGAACCCGCATCCTGATCAGGGGCAGGAATCTTGCCATCGCGCGTCAAGTCCTGTTTGGCGGCACAGCCGGCGTCATTGATGAGTCTTCGCGCGAGGACACGCGGCTGTATGTAACGACGCCCCCGCACGCGGTGGGAACGGTGGACATTGAAGTGCGCAGCGCGATGGATCCCGCCATTCGCGCCGACGCTTTCCTCTTTGTAAAGGTTCCGCGCATCTTTTCGATATTCCCGAACCAGGGATCCATCGCGGGAGGTGACGTGGTGCGGATAATCGGAGACGGGTTGGCCAATCCGCAAAGCGTGACCTTTGACGGATTGGCGGCGAGCGTGTCGGCTGCCGGCGATTCCGAATTGACTGTGGCCATCCCTGCGCATGCGCCCGGAACGGTTGACGTGTCCGTTACCAATGAGGGCGGAACGGCGACCTTGGCCAGCGGATTCAACTATTTCGCGAGCGCCGCGACGCTTACCTGCCGAGTGTCCGCCGTCGGTTCGATTACGCCCATCACCAACGCGACGGTGCGCCTCGACCCGGTCGGGCGCGTCATGACGCAAAACCAATACGGCGAGTATGTCTTTACCCATGTGCGCCCGGACAACTACACGGTTACGGTCTCGGCGCCTTCCTACAAACCCACGACGGTGGCCGTGACGGTTCATGTGAATGAAAACGCCTTGGTCGAAGTCCGATTGGAACTCGACAATAAGGACGAAACGGATTGTGGGGCGATTTTCAAGCGTCTGGATGACCGTATTGTTGAAACGACATTGCCGCGCAGCGTGGAAAATCAACCGGCTTCCAAAATTGCGGCGGACAGCCGCTTGGCGATTCGATTGGGTTCGGATGACGGCGTGGATCCGTCCACCGTGTGGGCAGCGCTTACCACGAGCGCCGGAACGGTTTCCGGGGGCGCATGGCGCGCCACGACACCCGGCGACAACCGGGATGGTTGGGTTGTATTTGCGCCCGATTCGCTTTTACCGGCCGGCGAAATGGTCACACTGGCCGTGGGCGGCGTAACGGTGAAAGGCGACATTCTCGGCCCTGTCTCCCAAACGTTCGTGGTGGCAGAGGACAAAACAGAGACCGGCGGCAGCCTGCGCATGCAGGAAGATTTCAACGTGCGGCCGATTCCGCCCGTGGCGGCCAATGCCCGATCGTCTGTTTATCGGATACTACCGGCCGGAGTCTACGATGCGCCCGTAACCATTCAAATCCCTGTGTCCGTGGATACGAATCCCGCCGCGATCGAAGTTTTTTACTACAGCGAATCCGCCGGTCATGAAGGCTGGTATCGCGGCGGCAACGTAACGGGCTGGCTTGTTCCGGACAG
- a CDS encoding IMP cyclohydrolase, producing MVKISRALLSCYDKTGLVELAGVLNEFRVEIIATAGTLKTLRDAGIAAMSIADFTGVAEMLDGRVKSLHPKVHAGLLGIRDNKLHVEQMQAMDYKWIDFVAVNQHPLDLLARQPGITVEELIEQTDIGGTAMIRSAAKNFRYVTVVVNPARYKTILHEMRAHEGAVTFATRFRLAQEAFACTAAYDRFIADYLRSAEPPKE from the coding sequence ATGGTGAAGATTTCACGCGCGTTGTTGAGTTGTTACGACAAGACGGGCCTGGTGGAATTGGCAGGGGTGCTCAATGAGTTTCGGGTGGAGATTATCGCAACGGCCGGCACGCTGAAAACATTGCGGGATGCGGGCATTGCCGCGATGAGCATTGCCGATTTCACCGGAGTGGCCGAAATGCTGGATGGCCGCGTGAAATCGCTTCATCCGAAGGTTCACGCGGGTCTGCTCGGCATTCGCGACAATAAATTGCACGTCGAACAGATGCAGGCCATGGATTACAAATGGATTGATTTCGTCGCCGTAAACCAGCATCCGCTGGATTTGCTGGCCCGGCAACCGGGCATCACGGTCGAGGAACTTATCGAGCAGACCGATATCGGCGGAACGGCCATGATTCGATCGGCGGCCAAAAATTTTCGTTATGTGACGGTGGTGGTAAACCCGGCAAGGTACAAAACAATCCTTCATGAAATGCGCGCGCACGAGGGCGCGGTCACGTTCGCCACACGGTTCCGTCTCGCACAGGAAGCCTTCGCATGCACCGCCGCATACGACCGGTTCATCGCGGATTATCTCCGCAGCGCGGAACCGCCCAAAGAATAG
- the purD gene encoding phosphoribosylamine--glycine ligase: protein MKILVIGSGGREHALVWKLAQSPLVEALYAAPGNPGMAQHAECVAIPVTETGALVDFARDHGIGLVVVGPEDPLADGIVDRFGKAGLVAFGPSGAAAQLEASKIFAKRFMQRHGIPTAAHAEFDNAEEAIAYAQRQGTPLVVKADGLAAGKGVTVARDMDSAVKAIREAMVEGAFGAAGSRIVIEECLLGEEASILAFCDGKTAVPMMASQDHKPLLDGDAGPNTGGMGAYSPAPVVTADRMEEIVSRILEPCVAGMAAEGMPYKGVLYAGLMITTAGPRVIEFNCRFGDPETQVVLPQLQSDLVPVMQACCEGSLENMEISWNSGACVTVVMASGGYPKSYPKGKMITGIEEAEREPGVKVFHAGTKQTPDGLVTNGGRVLNVTAFGSDIASTIEKAYGAVRRIHFDGAHFRTDIGAKALART, encoded by the coding sequence ATGAAAATCCTTGTGATCGGCAGCGGCGGGCGTGAACATGCCCTTGTATGGAAGTTGGCCCAAAGTCCCCTCGTCGAGGCCCTATATGCCGCTCCGGGCAATCCCGGCATGGCGCAACATGCCGAATGTGTCGCCATTCCAGTAACAGAGACGGGGGCCTTGGTGGATTTTGCCCGCGATCATGGAATTGGGCTGGTGGTTGTGGGACCGGAAGATCCGCTTGCGGACGGCATCGTGGATCGTTTTGGTAAAGCCGGCCTGGTTGCGTTTGGACCTTCCGGCGCGGCGGCGCAACTGGAAGCGAGCAAGATATTTGCCAAGCGCTTCATGCAGCGCCACGGCATCCCCACGGCGGCCCATGCCGAATTCGACAATGCGGAAGAAGCCATCGCATACGCGCAACGACAGGGAACGCCCCTGGTCGTCAAGGCCGATGGATTGGCCGCGGGAAAAGGCGTCACCGTTGCGCGCGACATGGATTCGGCCGTCAAGGCCATTCGGGAGGCGATGGTGGAGGGCGCTTTTGGCGCGGCGGGATCGCGAATCGTAATCGAGGAGTGCCTATTGGGCGAAGAAGCGTCCATACTCGCCTTTTGCGATGGAAAAACAGCCGTTCCGATGATGGCCAGCCAAGATCACAAGCCGCTGCTCGACGGGGATGCCGGTCCGAATACCGGCGGCATGGGGGCGTATTCGCCGGCGCCGGTGGTCACGGCGGATCGAATGGAAGAGATTGTGTCGCGCATCCTGGAGCCGTGCGTGGCCGGCATGGCCGCCGAAGGCATGCCCTACAAGGGCGTGCTGTACGCCGGACTCATGATTACGACCGCGGGACCGCGCGTGATCGAGTTCAATTGCCGCTTCGGCGATCCGGAAACGCAAGTGGTGTTGCCGCAATTACAGTCGGACCTTGTGCCCGTCATGCAGGCATGTTGCGAAGGCAGTCTGGAGAACATGGAAATCTCGTGGAATTCGGGCGCGTGTGTGACCGTCGTGATGGCGTCCGGCGGTTATCCGAAGTCGTATCCAAAGGGCAAAATGATTACCGGAATCGAGGAGGCCGAGCGCGAACCGGGCGTCAAGGTCTTTCATGCAGGCACAAAACAGACACCGGACGGCCTTGTGACAAACGGCGGGCGCGTACTGAACGTGACGGCATTTGGATCCGATATCGCCTCCACCATCGAAAAAGCCTACGGGGCCGTTCGCCGTATCCACTTCGACGGCGCTCATTTCCGAACCGATATCGGCGCGAAAGCCCTCGCGCGCACGTAG
- a CDS encoding NAD(P)-dependent oxidoreductase produces MRRRIFLTGSSGRLGAACLRVWRDAHDVIPFDVRAPDVAGGTFTIGSITDSEAVERAMADADTVVHCAAIPGTRKPYHALVETNVLGTFNVLEAAGRNPRVERFVFISSLMYHGLSEPPFTNRPRRLPVDEDQPSMATDYYACSKVEAEYWCRAYVRRFGKPVVTIRPPYIVSVESLDSMAAQPPPDYPHLCDYIGVMDLVEAIARAIEYDPPEGYEAFLVHAEDQRSTIPSMDLAGRHFAGVPVDRAWLEACGGYGSLVCYARARDKLGWNPKFRCAR; encoded by the coding sequence ATGCGACGGCGCATATTCCTCACGGGCTCGAGCGGGCGCTTGGGCGCCGCCTGTTTGCGCGTTTGGCGTGACGCGCATGATGTCATTCCGTTTGATGTGCGCGCGCCCGATGTCGCTGGCGGAACATTCACTATCGGTTCAATAACCGATTCGGAGGCCGTCGAACGAGCCATGGCGGACGCCGACACGGTTGTCCATTGCGCGGCCATACCTGGAACACGGAAACCGTACCATGCCCTTGTTGAAACCAATGTCCTCGGCACGTTCAATGTGCTCGAAGCGGCGGGCCGCAATCCTCGTGTCGAGCGGTTTGTCTTCATTTCGTCGCTGATGTACCACGGACTGTCGGAACCGCCGTTTACAAACCGGCCACGTCGCCTGCCCGTTGACGAGGATCAGCCGTCCATGGCAACGGATTATTATGCATGCTCGAAAGTCGAGGCCGAGTACTGGTGCCGGGCGTATGTGCGGCGGTTTGGGAAGCCTGTCGTAACGATCCGCCCGCCCTATATTGTCAGCGTGGAATCGCTGGATTCGATGGCGGCACAACCGCCGCCCGACTATCCGCACCTTTGCGACTATATCGGCGTGATGGATCTGGTCGAGGCGATTGCGCGCGCGATCGAATACGATCCCCCTGAGGGCTACGAGGCGTTTCTTGTTCATGCCGAAGATCAGCGCAGCACAATCCCTTCGATGGATCTTGCCGGACGCCATTTTGCCGGCGTGCCCGTGGATCGTGCCTGGCTGGAGGCTTGCGGCGGTTATGGTTCGCTTGTCTGCTATGCCCGCGCAAGGGACAAACTCGGCTGGAACCCAAAATTCCGCTGTGCGCGTTGA
- the trpS gene encoding tryptophan--tRNA ligase — MASEREIILSGIRPTGRLHFGNYFGAIQHFIRLQEQGHCCYYFIADYHALTTISERTDFYRQTIDMLRTYVACGLDPEKSVIYRQSDLPCTAELTLLLGMITNIGFLERGTTYKDKMGKLEETPNVEGNPLSYGLMGYPVLMAADILIVRADKVPVGDDQRQHVEMAMDIAQRFNHRFGETLKVPAAVSREALRLPGLDGSAKMGKSDNNTLDLLDDPATVLKKIKGVQTSTEPLPLDTDSDEPDIVIPRMPASVGVLYRLLSLLAPNEVFLDFLGKYRRGERFYGTLKTTLAQYVSAFNAPIIERFNDPANNEESVRAFLYENAKRVTPVALETVEACREAMGIGHSLYRS, encoded by the coding sequence ATGGCAAGCGAACGCGAGATTATTCTATCCGGCATCCGGCCTACCGGCCGGTTGCATTTTGGCAATTATTTCGGCGCCATCCAGCATTTCATCCGCCTGCAGGAACAGGGGCATTGCTGTTACTACTTCATCGCGGACTATCATGCGCTGACGACGATTTCGGAGCGGACGGACTTCTACCGTCAGACGATCGACATGCTGCGGACTTATGTGGCCTGCGGACTCGATCCGGAAAAATCGGTCATTTACCGCCAGAGCGACCTGCCATGTACCGCGGAACTGACGTTGTTGCTCGGCATGATTACGAACATCGGTTTCCTCGAACGCGGCACGACGTACAAGGACAAGATGGGAAAACTCGAGGAAACGCCCAATGTCGAAGGCAATCCGTTGTCGTACGGCTTGATGGGCTATCCAGTGCTGATGGCGGCGGACATCTTGATCGTGCGCGCGGATAAGGTGCCCGTCGGCGACGACCAACGGCAGCACGTCGAAATGGCCATGGACATCGCGCAACGGTTCAACCACCGTTTCGGCGAGACGCTCAAGGTGCCCGCGGCCGTGTCTCGGGAAGCGCTGCGTCTGCCCGGCCTCGACGGTTCGGCGAAGATGGGCAAGAGCGACAACAACACGCTCGACTTGCTCGACGATCCGGCGACGGTCTTGAAGAAAATCAAAGGCGTGCAGACCTCGACCGAGCCGCTGCCTCTCGACACGGACAGCGATGAACCGGATATTGTGATTCCGCGGATGCCGGCCAGCGTCGGCGTGCTGTACCGGTTGCTCAGCCTGCTGGCGCCGAACGAGGTTTTTCTGGATTTCCTGGGCAAGTATCGCCGCGGCGAACGCTTTTACGGCACGCTGAAAACCACGCTGGCCCAATACGTCTCCGCGTTCAATGCACCCATCATCGAGCGATTCAACGACCCGGCGAACAACGAGGAATCGGTACGGGCGTTCCTGTACGAGAACGCCAAGCGCGTGACGCCCGTCGCGCTCGAAACCGTCGAGGCGTGCCGCGAGGCGATGGGCATCGGCCATAGCCTCTACCGGTCTTGA